The segment AAATCTCTTTACTAATATAGATCTCCAAGATAATATGATTGAACCACACCACTAAAAAATGCAAACTGCAGAAAGTAAAGTATGATACCTTTCATGTTAACGTGAACACATATAATAGTTTCTATAGGGTCCTATCAATATGTATAATAAATGCACATAAGAATTTGGAAggacacacatgcacgcacgagGACTACACTGGAGAAGAGTaggcagggaaggagaggggacagGCATGAAGGATGGCAATCAAAAGTCtggtaatatttccattttttacaaaaataacacATTCATGTATTGTGTAATTAAAtgtgaattatttaaaaagtaagaatcATCCATCAGGCACAGAACTTACAGAAAATGGCTTTGAAAAATAAGTTACTATTTATTGATGTCTGGAGGGGAGAAGCCATAACATGTTGAAGAAGAGGTATCAACAGGGAGATCCAGCTGGCTGACTGCCAAGAGTTTTAGAAGACAGTATGACCTTGGTGAAATTACCACAAAGACTGAGTCCCAAATCTGGTAATTATAGGCACTGATGTTTCTCAGTACTCCTAAAGGGAATCAAATTCTCTGTGACAGAATGACACTAGTTAAAATCATGTAAGACTCGTGTAAAAGTTAGAATGTCAATTAACTAATTTATAATGGAAGCTGGGCCTTTCCAGTGACCAGAACATTTGTGCCAGTTACTATGGGAAGAACTTGGAATACATTATTCTTCATCATAGTCTGAAGAGATAGATAGTATtattctccattttaaagatgaggaaactgaaacctaAATTATCTCTCATACGGACACAGTCCAACTCCAAGGCTGTGTGCTTAACCACTATATTATACTggcatgattaaaaaaaaaaaagttttggacCTTCGTTTGAAgctgtttttcatttataaattggcACCTATTTCATATggttattatattaaaaataaacgtATGTAAAGGACTTAGTTCCTTTCTCCTTTGACAAATAATCTTACCCAAATTATTTGTGATGTAGAAGGATACAAAAACTTCCTGAATGGAGTAATGAAGTAAAAATGCAGTTACTTCAAACAATATATTAGGCttattttgaatctttttttttttttttttttttttgccgtatgctatgcgggcctctcactgttgtggcctctcccgttgcggagcacaggctccggacgcgcaggcctggcggccatggctcacgggcttagttgctccgcggcatgtgggatcttcccggaccagggcacgaacccgtgtctcctgcatcggcaggcggattctcaaccactgcgccaccagggaagcccttaggctTATTTTGAAAGCTCTTAGACATAAAATATGGAATACCCAGATATGtattactttctatttttaaatgaatagagtatttgctaattcattcactcattctaaAAATAATGAGTATTTATTTGTAACAGGTGACACCATGCTAAGTCCTGGTTATAACTTACaatgaataaaacaattttagCCTCTACTCATAAAGCTTACTGTCTGGTGGAGGAAGACAGGCATTACATCAGAAAAcaagtatataatttaaaaattctacaaaggaaatgaacagggtacagtaataaagacaaccTATTTGGATATGTAAAATAACATGTTTTCCCCAATATgtaactaatttaaaaatgaatgcagTTCTCTCTTACCCTGGTCATTGAACCAAATTCTCCCAAACCTAAATTAAGGACGATTTGCTTGAAATTTGCATTAATAGTTTTATagctttaatatttaataaatcacacagttttttttacttcatttggGAAGTCAATACATACATGATAAGTGGTAATGACATCAGTGGCCTCCGTCCGCACATCAAAGTGCAGGGTGCTAAATCAATAAATACACAATCAGACGCTTGATCATTGGCTATCCAAGGAGCCTCTGGCTACGCTGGTGGACAGTTATGTTCTGTAATGTTAAATTGTCAGTTCTTTTGATGTGACCTGTATTAGTGACTTCTGGGTGTCCTCAAAATGCAAGTGATTAAAGAAATATCCCAGCATGCAACTTAGCCAAACCAGTACTAATAGTAtcttagaagtttaaaaaaaaaaaagaaagacatatcAAAGTAACTTGTAACGATGCCTGATTTAGCAGATGCATCCCCTGACTTTCCTTCCCTATCCGTTCTTAACTCCTTCCTACAAAAGCCTCACCTCTGCCTGGTAAGACACACACTCAGCTAGTCCCCAAATAGTTCACTCTATTTAGAATAACTGATCTAAAGTTATGACTTATATCCATAGAAAAAATGGGGAGTGACATGGCTTAGTGCAGCACTTCCCAAAGTATGTTCTCTTCTGCTACACACTCCTAGACAAAGCGATTCCATAagtttgaaaaactgtgttccaCATGCTTCTCTTGTTGGAGTTTCACAATAAACAGTAGCATAGTAAAGGCTCTGTGAAGTCTTAAATTAGAAAATCTGTTTAATCCAGTGTTTGCCAAATTTATTTGGCAATCAGAATCCTTttgtaacttaaatttttttaagttatactaaaatatacataaagtatgccattttaaccatttagaaGTGTATATTCATGGCATTAGTTACAGTCACAATGTTCAGTCATCAccactatttccaaaacttttccatcaccccaaacagaaactctgtacccattaaacaaaaaGTCCCTATTCCTCCCTGCTATCCAGCCcatggtaacctctattctactttctgactctatgaatttgcctattctgaatatttcatataagtcGGAGTCATATAACATTTGTCCCTTTGTGTCTGGcgtattttgcttagcataatgttttcaaggttcattcctATCGTagtatgtatcagaacttcattccttttcatggctgaacaatattcaattgtatgtatatatttttgttacttttgaGGAATATGCTGTAGAGATGCTGATAATGAAATGAGTGTAAGCTTTAGTATCAGTTTAAACCATGGTTCTAGCACATTCTATCTGTGTGACCTTTGACATGTCAtttcacttttctgagcctcacttacataaaaatgggaataatgtatTCATCAGTgggttgctgtaaggattaaCTAGGATAACTCATATAAATTTCCTACATGCTTGGCATGTTGCCCAATGAATATTCTTATCTCCCTTATATTGGCAGAAAAGGAAGATCATAATAGGGTATCAATTTCTGTAACAGTAGTAAATAATTGTTAGGTTCTGTCCCTACAAACAGTCTCCAGCACTGCCCAATATTGTacccactagccacatgtggctattgagtacttgaaatgtggctataGCAACTGaagaagtaaatatttaattttagttgatttatacctaaataaccatatgtgactagtggctactgaAAAGGCCAGCAAAGTCTAGACTGGAGCAGTGGTTCATATTGGGATCACCTGGGAAAATTTAAAATCTACTATTGCCTAGGCCCCTTCCCACAGCAATTAAATCTTAATCTTGGCACCCAGATAAGGGTATGTTTAAAACACCCCCTAGGTGATTGTAACGCAGAGAGAATGTTGAGAACCATTGCTGTAGTGATCCCttcactctctcctcctcccctaccAATTAGTATCCTCATTTCAGCAATGTCGATGTCAATAATgtgaggggaagaaaaagagcagTGTTTTTGGACACCTTAAATTGTTATTTTATGGGTTCTTTCTAATAACTCTccttatatttatgtataacttcAATTATTatcttgtttctcttctctcaaaATCTTTGTCACTTATAAAATAGGTATTGGctaatattatatatagtattattatgaaatcataaatatgtattaaaagtacaaaaataggAAGAATACCAATATAAGGATAAtcaagagagggaggaggaactgtgtataacattttattaacttaaaaaatcttttaaatgtttaCCACTTCTAATTATATAAGTACAGAGCTAAATTGTGGCATAACTTTTTTCAAGTGATGTTTCTGCTTTGGCCCAAACCTAAAACTTTAATAAGCAACTACTCACCAACCCCTCAAATGTgtataaatccttccttctctcctataccatttatttccatctgccTCTACAAAAAAAATGGTACTAGATCTAAAGAAGTTGAAATGGCTTGGAAATTCTTTCATTTCTACCTAGGAGGTTAAGCATATGTTTAAAAGCCCTTATCTTGAGGTTTGCATCTACTCATAGTTTCCCTttcaatgggcagaagactgacTCTTACTACTAATTCCTTTTATTAGATTCCTGCCTCCAAAACATTTTAGAATTCAGAAATAGTCctaatgaaatattttgttgtgatcatttaaaataaaacacttcatCATCAAACTTatgttttttggattttcttgtcCCATTTGAATACTCAGATTATCCACTAAATCTGAGATCTGTCAAGGTAAACAAATGGTTTACAAGAAATCAATAGATTCTCAAgaattattagtttttaaaaagcatctttgATTGCAAGCAGGTTTTGATTTTAAAACacatctttggggcttccctggtggcgcagtggttgaaaatctgcctgccgatgcaggggacgcgggttcgtgccccggtccgggaagatcccacgtgccgcggagcagctaggcccgtgagccatggccgctgggcctgcgcgtccagagcctgcgctccgcaatgggagaggccacaacagtgataggcccgcgtaccggaaaataaagtaaaataaataataaaacacatcTTTCTTGATAGGCCATTACAAATTCACTTCTTTCTTGATAGACCATTACAAATTCACTTATAACTCAAGATGAATTATTAAGGAGATAAGAAATGATTTTAAGTAACTTGGTAGAAAAAGAGCTAAGAAATAGAACTACAGAATTTCTACTTCCCACTCTTACTACTAACCAATCAGGTAGTTTGTGCTTTAAATTGGAAGGAATTTTTGACACCCAGGATCATGTTTCAGTGAGAGTCTCAGAAAGGATCTATACCAAGTTGGCAAGAGGTAGCTGATGTTATCTTTCCTTTCTACCATTACAACAATGCCTTTGTAGGATATTTGAACCCTTGGCAATATCTCACATGATCTCAGTTTCAGCACAGAAGTGGCTTTCTctgggtgttaaaaaaaaaaaaaaaagcactgaatgGAGGATCAATATTTCGACCCTATCGGTAAAGAATGAGCTGCAAAATGATTAGAATTACGGAGATACCAATATTGACATCACAGAGGCATAATGGTTTAAAATGTATCTTGGCAAAGAACTTAGAGCCTCAAGTCATAGAAGCTCCGGACATGCCAAGTGTTTTGTGGGAATAACAAACCTGCATAGACCAAAAAGGTGATGAGTGCTGACAGCAGGTGGATACGAAGCTTGGTTCGGACCTCCTGGAAGTGCAGCAAAGCGCTGTGGAAGATAAAGGAGGAAACGGCCTCTATGATGACCGCTTTGGGCAAGTCCACTTGGATGGGATTCCTGCAAGCGAAGCTCCTCTCGCTGACGTGATACTTGGTCAGTCCCAGGCTCCACAGGGCGCCCATGCAGTACCTGCTGCACAGGGCACCAATCAGCTGAGCTAACAGCCTCATCGCACCCGTCTCAGTGGACATTCCCCCCAGCATCATCTGCATCATCACGCCGCACGGGTTGCTGGAGGTGCCCACCAGAGTCAGGCCATGCACCAACGAGAAGAAGTAGGTTAGCGTCAGCGGCCAGGTGGGGTGCAGGGGTTCCTGCTcgctcagcagttgcagctcaTGGGTGCAGAAGCAGAGCTGGAACGTGGCCAGAAACTCCAAGAGGAAGGCGTGGGCACTGGGCCTGTTCAGCTGCTGCCGGGTGACCACGCGGGCCAGCCCCATGAACAGCACCATCGACAGCATCAGCCCCAGCGAGGTACAGGTGTCCTGCATCTCGGGCCAGAGCCCCCGCAGCACCGTCATGGCTCTCTCAACACCAGACTGGGATGCCTGCTCTGGCTCGGCAGGAGGCGGTCTATGGGCCGGAGTCCTAAGTCCTCAGCTCCGCCCCCTCACTCCCCTTGGGGCGGGCCGACTCTAGGCTTGCTGGAGGCACCGGGGGCGCTACGCGGAAGgactcctcccctccccggcTCTGAGCTAGGGTGTTGTTACCAGAGCCGGGGAGGAGGGGCGACGAGGACAGCTCTGCGAGGGCACCGGCTGAGGGGCCAAAGGTCAGCAGGAGCCGGACACGCACACGCCCTCGCCGCTTCCTTCAGGGCCTGGAGGCAGGCGCGGTGGGGCAGGGAGTGGAGGGACGGCGCGCGTCCGGAGGCCATTGCGCGTGCGCGGCGGTCCGTGCGCCTTTGCGAGACGCTAGACTTGGGACCGACGCGCCCACGGCGATGCCGGGCGCGCTTCTCCCAGCGCTAAGCGGGAGGGCGCGCGCCCCTTGCGCTTGGACAGGTGCTTTGACGTGGGAACCTTGAGGGGTTTTCCTTCCCCGCTCCTAAAACTGTAGAGCCGGCAAGCTGGAAAGACCGCTAAAGCTCATCTCGGCCAACCACCTCGTTTATAATTTATGGGGCGACTGAGAAGACGGGAAGTGACGGAGGTGCAGCGcggaggccgggggtggggctgggtggtGGTTTGGGGGGAGTAGAGTTCAGAGCGAACCAGGGCTTGACCTGTGTGAAGAAGGGTAGGCAACTGGGTCTCCTTGAGCCTTAGTTTTTTTCACCTGCCTGTGACGTTTACCTCGTAGAGTTGTGGGTCAGACGACCCACTTCAtcgatttgttttaaaaaagcatgGAAGGCAagtagcacagagcctggcagacAGGAAATGTTCAAGAAGTGCTAGGCTGAAGTTGAAAGAGCACGTCTTgccaccgcccccacccccaacagcTCGCCCATGTTGGGCGGCCCTTTGTGGGTGCAGCTGGGAGGGAATGTCTGGGATTCCTCAGACCTTGCACCTGTCGTGGTCTTCTGCTAATGGAATGGGTGTCATGGTTTAGTTGGGGGAGAGGGGTGCAAATTCCTTAGCACTCTCCAGCCTCAGTTCTGCCTCGCCTTGGTTCTGCTGAAACACGTGTCCACATTTCTGAGGGCTGGAGAGAAGtgagagaagagctaaaatgAGAGGAATAATTAGCCCGAGCTTCAAGTGATAGAGCGCTTGGAAGGTGTTCTTGACACCACTAGGTGGCATCTCTGGGGGGGCTCCAAGGAGCTCGGGTCCTTTATGTCTCGGCACGGAAAGAATTCAGccagaggcaaagtgatagataagaagtgatttattagaataggatgcttgtgaggctTATAAGTGGGCAGGCAAGAGGATGCTGTGCCCtgagaacttagtgggctacaattttataatcaaaggaaaagtggggagggggaaaaaaccaccttcttcctcattcttcagTAGACGTCAAgcttccatcatcagctcctcctgcaggttgggcaggggagttttcttgtccctacatggtcaagccaggactgtcatggcactatggaaaaattatttcaggccTCAGTACAGTGAGggtctttcactttgaaatgtcacTTTTCCATAAAGTATTGTTTTTTATGTGTGCAGAGAGTATGTCCTAGGGGTCATTAACTTACTGAgttcactgggcaggatgtgagtctcatgccaccattgttttattgtttggggtCATGCTCCTGCTTCTGTTGAATGGTGTTGTTGCTCCGCAAGCCTGCTTGGTTTCGAggttaagcaaacctgctttcttgaaTGATCATTAACTTATAGGGGtctctcatattttttctttacttacagtctcctagtgggattaactatttacttacctactttgtccctttactccGTCCCTATCATTCTTGCTGATTCTCAGCTTTCCTTCCCAATCTCAATTTGTCCTCTAATAACTAATGAAAAGTTCTCTTCATAACTCCCAAGTTTTCTTTGGTGCCAATAGGCAttctctgaatttaaaaaatgaattctttcAGAGAACACACAAACTGTGTAGAAAGATGAAGTCCTTTACTCTTTCCTGTGTTGGTGCCTGACCAGGAAAGAATTTAGACTAAATTAAAACTATTGTTTGCTCACTGCTGTTGAAAGAGGTTGCTTTTAAATCAATCCTGTGAGTGTAATGCTTTTATCGCTCCCCTTTACTAGAAGTcacttgaggtttttttttttttttttttttttttttttttttttttgcggtacgggggcctctcaccgttgtggccgctctcgttgtggagcacaggctccggacgcacaggctcagtggccatggctcacgggcccagccgctccgcggcatgtgggatcttcccggaccggggcacgaacccacgtcccctgcatcggcaggcggactctcaaccactgcgccaccagggaagccctcacttgagTTTTagttaatgtaaatatattttgtttactgcTCTGCTGATAATTCACTTTTACAAGCCATGTAGAAAACTAGCCTTTTGGACTTCGATtagaaattttaataacattataacATACATTGTCATTAAAAGGATTTTGATAATTCTTTCAATTAAAGAACAAGGCCAAAATAAACCCAATTAATTACTTGTGATTATTTCACATCCCATGAATCTCTGTTTTCAGAAACAAGAAATCACTAATTAATCCACCCCATTTCCTTcaacataaatgtttgttggtaTGGGTGACAGAACTGCATCTTGCAAACCCAGATCTCAAAATCCAGTTCTAAGACCAGTGTCTTCATGAGGAAGAACGACTCTCCCATAGGTTGGAAGATTAGAAGAGTCTGGCTTCCTCAGCAGTGTTGGCCCCATTTTAACCACTTTGCTTCTGTGCATTTCAGAGATATCCTGTTTCTGTGAGGCAGGAAGTACATAATACTAGGTTTGGTGAAAGCACTGGATTTAGCATTTGAAAATGAGGGTTTGCATCTTACGCTATGCTTACTGTGAGATCTTGAGGAAATTGTTAAATCAttaaacttctctgagcttcagtttcctcatcatatTATGGTAAATAACTAATTTAGGGTTTTGTTGTGAAGATCGAATGAGACAATACAGATGAAGTGCTTTGTAAAGAGTTattacaaatgtttattgagatgtaattcacataccataaaattcacccttttaaagtgtacaatttagtggtttcattatattcacaaagttgtgtaaccatcacaaaTTATCAATAGTTATTTTGAGTGGTGATTCTTAGAAATGAAGTCCTAAATTTATAATGCGACTGTCTCTGTAATCTTTGCcatgaattatttaaatataatatgaaacAGTTATGTCTTATTATTATATACACTGCTTCCTATGTGGAGAGGAAACCCAAACTATAACTTTAGAGAGGTCCATAGCAATCAGTGGATCCTAAAATGGAAGATACTTATCTAGTGCTCTATCACATATAATCAGTTAAATTTTTGTGAGAACTTTTTGCTTCTATCTCAAtaatgtttccttccttcctttctttactccctccctccctccctcccttccttccttatctttttggctgtgccatgctgcttgcttgggatcttagttccccaaccaaggatcgaatcTGGGCCCATCAGTGAAAGCaccgtgtcctaaccactggactgccaaggaattccctatcTTCCTGTTAATTctaatttcagttaaaaaaaatatttgttgagccacAGACATTAATAAGACACAGTCTGCCTCATTAACACAATCTTATAATAATatgtgatatttattgagcactactTTGTGCCAAACATTGGATGTTATTAGCCTTGCTTTACATAGGTCgagagaggattaaataaaagtAGAGAAGATATCATTTAATATGGTGGAAGAAGAAGAGTGCaggtaaattaaaattattttaaggcatCACCAATGCTTTAAATTTGGACTAATTGAATCAACATATAATGGATAAGATCAGATTTTTACAGAAGTTGGCTTGTTTGAAAAAGCCCTCTagattgtctttttccttttgctctgaTTTCATGTACTAATTTGACTTCCCatgctttttttttgaattttatttaattaattattttatacagcaggttcttattagttatctattttatacatattagtgtagacatgtcagtcccaatctcccagttcatcacaccaccaccacccctcttcccccttggtgtccatacgtttgttctctacatctgtgtctctatttctgccttgcaaaccggttcatctgtaccattttttctattttccacatatatacgttactatatggtatttgtttttctctttctgacttacgtcactctgtatgacagtttctaggtccatccatgtctctacaaatgactcaatttcgtttctttttatggctgagtaatattccattgtatatatgtaccacatcgtctttacccattcgtctgtcaatgggcatttaggttgcttccatgacctggctattgtaaatagtgctgcgatgaacattggccCATGCTTCTTAATACCAGGAAAAAGAAGCCTTGGAGAGAGGATACAAGAATTTCAACTATCAGGAAAGAATAtgatttatattaaataattaaatgatatTTCAGTTCATGCTTAAGGGactaaatcatttttttaacttttaattatgaGAATTTTCTAACATATACAAAAGCAGAGGGAGTATATAGTAAATTCCTATATAGTTTTTACCATATATCTATTCAATGATTATCGATACtttaccaattttgtttcatttattcagagttttggtggggaggaggctggagtattt is part of the Kogia breviceps isolate mKogBre1 chromosome 7, mKogBre1 haplotype 1, whole genome shotgun sequence genome and harbors:
- the AQP11 gene encoding aquaporin-11 codes for the protein MTVLRGLWPEMQDTCTSLGLMLSMVLFMGLARVVTRQQLNRPSAHAFLLEFLATFQLCFCTHELQLLSEQEPLHPTWPLTLTYFFSLVHGLTLVGTSSNPCGVMMQMMLGGMSTETGAMRLLAQLIGALCSRYCMGALWSLGLTKYHVSERSFACRNPIQVDLPKAVIIEAVSSFIFHSALLHFQEVRTKLRIHLLSALITFLVYAGGSLTGAVFNPALALSLHFKCFDEAFLQFFIVYWLAPSLGILLMILMFSVFLPWLYNNHTINKRE